A DNA window from Thermogemmatispora onikobensis contains the following coding sequences:
- a CDS encoding ABC transporter ATP-binding protein, whose amino-acid sequence MRSVPGALTGLARSLRLVWETNPWLTLGLALNTLLLAFVPASTIYLNKLLLDAVVMAVRESARAGSYLRVIVILAGLQLLLNLLMSLLSTLSNTFQQILQDETASRVQYLLIEHAHTLDMAFFERSEFYDKLQQVQQEAMLRPVMMIGGTFSLLRNALTFSSMIVLLVRLEWWLAVIALVAPVPAFIADARYGWRGFQLRRRQSQERRMQAYLVNLLTTDSYQKEIKIFNLGLFFIERFKQFAERFLSEERRLVVRRYLAGFGWGTLTTLVSSGTFLYVAIQAIYGRVSIGDLTLYTQAANSVQNNFQSILGGFSSMYEHNLYLSTLFEVLALRPEMPRPANPVPLERPFTRGIEFRNVTFCYEGRQEPALRNVSFKLEAGQTLAIVGRNGAGKTTLVKLLARLYDPQEGQILINGHDIREYDPDELRREIGIIFQDFVQYQLLARENIGISQVDFIEDRARITAAAQKSGADEVIARLPQGYETMLGRWFEEGHHLSGGEWQKMALARGFMRDAQILILDEPTSALDAQAEHELFARMRELTRGRIAIFISHRFSTVRVADHILVLERGEVIEQGSHEELMAHGGRYAELFNLQAASYR is encoded by the coding sequence GTGCGGAGCGTGCCAGGGGCCTTGACCGGCCTGGCACGCTCTCTGCGCCTGGTCTGGGAGACCAATCCCTGGCTGACCCTGGGCCTGGCTCTCAATACTCTGCTGCTGGCCTTCGTACCAGCCTCAACGATTTATCTCAACAAGCTCCTGCTAGATGCTGTTGTCATGGCCGTCAGGGAGAGCGCGCGCGCCGGCTCTTATCTGCGCGTGATTGTCATCCTGGCCGGGCTGCAGCTGTTGCTCAACCTCTTGATGAGCCTGCTAAGTACGTTGAGCAATACGTTTCAGCAGATCCTGCAGGATGAAACGGCCAGCCGCGTCCAGTACCTGCTGATCGAGCACGCTCATACGCTCGATATGGCCTTTTTCGAACGCTCCGAATTCTATGATAAGCTGCAACAAGTGCAGCAAGAGGCTATGCTGCGCCCGGTGATGATGATCGGCGGCACCTTTTCCCTGCTGCGCAACGCTCTCACCTTTAGCTCGATGATCGTCTTGCTGGTGCGGCTGGAGTGGTGGCTGGCCGTCATCGCCCTCGTGGCTCCAGTGCCTGCCTTTATCGCCGATGCGCGCTACGGCTGGCGCGGCTTTCAGCTCAGGCGGCGCCAGTCTCAAGAGCGGCGCATGCAAGCCTATCTGGTCAACCTGCTAACCACCGACTCCTATCAGAAGGAGATCAAGATCTTCAACCTGGGGCTGTTCTTCATTGAGCGCTTTAAGCAGTTCGCTGAGCGCTTCCTCAGCGAAGAACGCCGACTGGTGGTACGGCGCTACCTGGCCGGCTTCGGCTGGGGGACACTGACGACGCTGGTGAGCAGCGGCACCTTTCTCTATGTGGCCATTCAGGCCATCTATGGGCGCGTCTCGATCGGCGACTTGACGCTCTATACCCAGGCCGCTAACTCGGTGCAGAATAACTTTCAAAGTATTCTGGGCGGCTTCTCATCGATGTATGAACATAATTTGTACCTGAGCACGCTCTTTGAGGTCCTGGCCCTGCGCCCCGAGATGCCGCGTCCGGCCAATCCTGTACCACTGGAGCGCCCATTTACGCGCGGCATCGAGTTCCGCAACGTGACTTTCTGCTACGAGGGACGGCAGGAGCCGGCGCTGCGCAACGTAAGCTTTAAGTTGGAGGCCGGCCAGACGCTGGCCATTGTTGGGCGCAATGGGGCCGGCAAGACCACCCTGGTCAAGTTGCTGGCGCGTCTCTACGATCCCCAGGAGGGCCAGATCCTCATCAATGGCCACGATATCCGCGAATACGATCCCGACGAGCTACGCCGCGAGATCGGCATCATTTTCCAGGACTTCGTGCAATACCAGCTGCTGGCTCGCGAGAACATCGGCATTAGCCAGGTTGACTTCATTGAGGATCGAGCACGGATCACGGCGGCAGCCCAGAAGAGTGGGGCCGACGAGGTGATTGCTCGCCTGCCCCAGGGCTACGAGACGATGCTCGGGCGCTGGTTTGAGGAGGGTCACCATCTCTCGGGCGGCGAGTGGCAGAAGATGGCCCTGGCCCGCGGCTTCATGCGCGATGCTCAGATTCTCATTCTCGATGAGCCGACTTCGGCCCTCGACGCTCAGGCCGAGCATGAGCTGTTTGCGCGCATGCGCGAATTGACCCGTGGGCGCATTGCCATCTTTATCTCCCACCGCTTCTCGACGGTACGTGTGGCCGACCATATTCTGGTACTGGAGCGGGGTGAGGTGATTGAGCAGGGCAGCCATGAGGAGCTGATGGCGCACGGAGGACGCTATGCGGAACTGTTCAATCTGCAGGCGGCTTCCTATCGCTAG
- a CDS encoding dipeptide epimerase has protein sequence MAHIHQRRTTRTTIAAISVEPLNIPLLEPFTIATGSTSEARNVLITVTLEDGSVGYGEAAPFLPSLGEDQNTALAAAQSCVALLQGKDAAHWRSLARLLRSLYFSQSSVCAGFEMALLDALTHSYGLPLYAFFGGASNAVETDISIPLVEPEHAYELARAAVGRGIHTIKIKVGSDVREDVARVEAVREAAPNVGLTLDANQGYTPAEALLCLEALDERDIRPLLLEQPVPKDDYEGLRYVTQHSRVPVAADESAYSAANVAHLIAMGAVNVVNIKLMKSGIVEALDIAAVCRATHTQLMIGAMMESRLAISAAAHFVAGLGGFRFIDLDTPMLLAADPFTGGYEQRGAIYDLSGIESGLGISRRQ, from the coding sequence ATGGCCCACATCCATCAGCGACGTACCACACGCACCACCATCGCCGCCATCAGCGTTGAGCCGCTCAACATTCCCCTGTTGGAGCCATTCACCATTGCCACCGGTAGCACCAGCGAGGCGCGCAACGTCCTCATCACTGTCACGCTGGAAGATGGCAGCGTTGGCTATGGTGAGGCCGCGCCCTTCCTGCCCAGTCTAGGCGAAGACCAGAACACGGCGCTGGCTGCCGCCCAGAGCTGCGTCGCCCTGCTGCAGGGCAAAGACGCCGCCCACTGGCGCAGCCTGGCCCGTCTCTTACGCAGCCTCTATTTCAGCCAGTCTTCCGTCTGCGCCGGCTTCGAAATGGCCCTCCTCGACGCCCTGACCCATTCCTACGGCCTACCGCTCTATGCCTTCTTTGGCGGAGCCAGCAATGCTGTCGAGACCGACATCAGCATTCCTCTAGTCGAACCTGAGCACGCCTACGAGCTGGCGCGGGCCGCCGTCGGACGTGGCATTCACACCATCAAGATCAAAGTCGGCAGCGACGTCCGTGAAGATGTGGCACGAGTCGAGGCGGTGCGCGAGGCCGCGCCCAACGTGGGCCTGACCCTGGACGCCAACCAGGGCTATACACCCGCCGAAGCCCTGCTCTGCCTGGAAGCTCTCGACGAGCGCGACATCCGCCCGCTGCTGCTCGAACAGCCGGTCCCCAAAGACGACTACGAAGGACTGCGCTACGTCACCCAGCACAGCCGCGTCCCGGTCGCTGCGGACGAGAGCGCTTACAGTGCCGCCAACGTCGCCCACCTGATCGCGATGGGCGCAGTCAACGTGGTCAACATCAAGCTCATGAAAAGCGGCATCGTCGAAGCCCTCGACATCGCCGCTGTCTGTCGCGCCACCCACACGCAGCTGATGATCGGCGCCATGATGGAGTCGCGCCTGGCTATCAGCGCCGCTGCTCATTTCGTTGCTGGCCTGGGCGGCTTCCGCTTCATCGACCTCGACACTCCGATGCTGCTGGCCGCCGACCCGTTCACCGGTGGCTACGAACAACGCGGTGCTATCTATGATCTCTCGGGCATCGAGAGCGGCCTGGGCATCAGCCGGCGCCAGTGA
- a CDS encoding D-alanine--D-alanine ligase family protein, with translation MQSEQHSQPEARKLRIGVIFGGRSGEHEVSIASATSIIEHLDPNKYEVVPIAITQEGRWLLGADPQRLLAAERGQGEQVLKESLAVTLPGDPTVGHLVPLSQPENVGQILEAGRVDVIFPVLHGTYGEDGTLQGLLDMAGVPYVGCGVLGSALGMDKEKMKMIFQAVGLPIVDYLVYRRHDWERDPGPILEAVEARLGYPCFIKPVNLGSSVGISKAHNRKELEQAIAFAAEYDRKIIVERGIDCRELECAVLGNDEPLASVVGEIIPSNEFYDYRAKYIDNRSQIVIPADLPQETAEQVRRQAVQAFLALDLSGLARVDFFLEKASGQLYINEVNTMPGFTTISMYPKLWQASGLPYEQLLDRLIELALERHTDRQRNRTQLQL, from the coding sequence ATGCAGAGCGAGCAGCATTCCCAACCAGAGGCACGCAAACTACGCATCGGGGTCATCTTCGGTGGTCGCTCGGGCGAACACGAAGTCTCCATCGCCTCCGCCACCTCCATTATCGAGCACCTCGACCCCAACAAATACGAGGTCGTCCCCATTGCCATCACCCAGGAAGGGCGCTGGCTGCTTGGAGCCGATCCACAGCGTCTGCTCGCAGCCGAAAGAGGGCAAGGGGAGCAGGTTCTCAAAGAGAGTCTGGCAGTGACCTTGCCAGGCGATCCGACTGTGGGGCACCTGGTGCCGCTGAGCCAGCCTGAGAACGTCGGGCAGATCCTGGAAGCAGGCCGGGTAGACGTCATCTTTCCGGTGTTGCACGGCACCTACGGCGAAGACGGCACCCTGCAGGGTCTGCTCGACATGGCCGGTGTGCCCTACGTTGGCTGTGGTGTCCTTGGCTCCGCCCTGGGCATGGACAAAGAAAAAATGAAAATGATCTTCCAGGCCGTTGGCCTTCCCATCGTCGACTACCTGGTCTACCGTCGCCACGACTGGGAGCGTGACCCCGGCCCCATCCTCGAAGCCGTGGAGGCCCGGCTGGGCTATCCCTGCTTCATCAAGCCGGTTAACCTCGGCTCCAGCGTCGGCATCAGCAAAGCCCACAACCGCAAGGAGCTGGAACAGGCCATTGCCTTCGCCGCCGAATACGACCGCAAAATCATCGTTGAGCGCGGCATCGACTGCCGTGAGCTGGAGTGCGCTGTTCTGGGGAACGACGAGCCGCTGGCCTCAGTGGTAGGCGAAATCATCCCGAGCAACGAATTCTACGACTATCGCGCCAAGTACATTGACAACCGCTCCCAGATCGTCATACCCGCTGACCTCCCACAGGAGACCGCCGAGCAGGTGCGGCGCCAGGCCGTTCAGGCCTTTCTGGCCCTTGACCTGAGCGGCCTGGCGCGCGTCGACTTCTTCCTGGAGAAAGCCAGTGGACAGCTTTACATCAACGAAGTTAACACCATGCCCGGCTTCACCACCATCAGCATGTACCCGAAGCTCTGGCAGGCCAGCGGCCTTCCCTACGAGCAGCTCCTCGATCGCCTGATCGAGCTAGCCCTGGAGCGCCACACCGACCGGCAGCGCAACCGCACCCAGCTCCAGCTCTAG
- a CDS encoding UDP-N-acetylmuramoyl-tripeptide--D-alanyl-D-alanine ligase — MFTLSDIRQACGDSARFYGLASEETERLFPAAHHDSRQIAPGDLFIALKGQHVDGHRFIPDVARQGAGGALCSQPAEDVPPSFLQIVVPDVLQALHAIARQRAQRQQGTIFIGITGSNGKTSTKEAIATVLSRQAPTLKTFASYNNEIGYPLTLLRLEPQHRYAVLEMGAQWVGELAWLCRTIARPQWSVITNVGSAHLEFFKSVEGIVQAKGELVEALPPDGIAFLNDDDPRVRGMAARTQARVVYYGTGEQAEVRAIPDGGDPLRGRRFLLSYHGEQCPVQLHIPGDHGIYIALAAAAVGCAAGLPLAEIRAALESLAPVKGRGEIKPGPNGSTLIDDSYNASAESIIAIARAMQATPVEEGGRRWAVLGDIFELGPYAEREHRRAGEALGSLVDYLVAIGDQARHYVEGARAAGLPPECAHYFPADPQDRSALEEAKRAAAALLMAEVYPADLVLLKGSRGMAMETMLKLWSAEPGAPAGRTGGPQ; from the coding sequence ATGTTCACCCTTAGCGACATTCGTCAGGCTTGCGGCGACAGTGCTCGCTTCTACGGTCTGGCCTCCGAGGAAACGGAGCGCCTCTTCCCAGCAGCCCATCACGATAGCCGTCAGATCGCCCCCGGGGACCTGTTCATCGCCCTCAAGGGTCAGCACGTCGACGGCCATCGCTTCATTCCCGATGTCGCCCGCCAGGGGGCCGGCGGTGCCCTTTGCAGCCAACCCGCCGAGGACGTCCCCCCCTCCTTCTTGCAGATCGTCGTCCCCGACGTCCTTCAGGCCCTGCACGCCATCGCCCGCCAGCGCGCCCAACGCCAGCAGGGCACAATCTTCATCGGTATCACCGGCAGCAATGGCAAAACCAGCACAAAGGAAGCTATCGCCACTGTTCTCAGCAGGCAGGCGCCGACCCTCAAAACCTTCGCCTCCTATAATAACGAGATCGGCTATCCCCTGACGCTGCTGCGTCTGGAGCCGCAGCACCGCTACGCCGTGCTCGAAATGGGGGCCCAGTGGGTAGGAGAGCTGGCCTGGCTCTGCAGAACCATCGCCCGCCCACAGTGGTCGGTCATTACCAACGTCGGCAGCGCTCATCTCGAATTCTTCAAATCGGTCGAGGGCATTGTCCAGGCCAAAGGCGAACTTGTTGAGGCCCTGCCTCCCGATGGTATCGCCTTCCTCAACGACGATGATCCCCGCGTACGCGGCATGGCTGCCCGCACCCAGGCGCGCGTTGTCTACTACGGCACCGGCGAGCAGGCCGAGGTGCGAGCCATTCCTGATGGAGGTGACCCACTACGCGGGCGGCGCTTTCTCCTGAGCTACCACGGCGAGCAGTGTCCAGTTCAGCTGCACATTCCTGGTGACCACGGCATCTACATCGCCCTCGCAGCGGCGGCGGTTGGCTGTGCCGCGGGCCTGCCCCTGGCCGAAATTCGCGCCGCCCTGGAATCGCTGGCGCCGGTCAAAGGACGCGGCGAAATCAAGCCAGGGCCAAACGGCAGCACCCTTATCGACGACAGCTACAACGCCAGCGCCGAATCGATCATCGCCATCGCACGCGCCATGCAGGCCACGCCAGTCGAGGAAGGAGGACGGCGCTGGGCCGTGCTGGGCGACATCTTCGAGCTAGGACCCTACGCTGAGCGCGAGCACCGGCGTGCCGGCGAGGCCCTCGGCAGCCTTGTGGACTATCTCGTAGCCATTGGTGATCAGGCCCGCCACTACGTCGAAGGAGCCAGAGCTGCCGGTCTACCACCGGAGTGCGCCCATTATTTCCCCGCTGACCCGCAGGACCGTAGCGCTCTGGAAGAGGCCAAGCGCGCCGCGGCAGCCCTGCTGATGGCGGAGGTCTACCCTGCCGACCTGGTTCTCCTCAAAGGCTCGCGCGGCATGGCGATGGAAACCATGCTCAAACTGTGGTCAGCAGAGCCAGGGGCCCCTGCCGGGCGGACAGGCGGCCCACAATAA
- a CDS encoding NAD(P)H-quinone oxidoreductase has translation MRAVVITHPGGPEVLAVREVPTPEPQGDQVRVRVHAAGLNRADLLQRAGGYPPPPDAPPDIPGLEFAGTVDALGPLARRWRPGQRVMGLAGGGAQAEYLVVHEGLLVEIPDNLDFVQAAGVPEVFMTAHDALFTQAGLQMGERVLIHAAGSGVGTAAIQLAHAAGAMTFGTARTAAKLEQARELGLDHALSAQHFAAEVQRLTGGQGVHVVLDFVGSAYLAQNMEALAPWGRMVILATMGGAQAEINLGLLMAKRLQIRGSTLRARSLEEKLTVTRRFATSVLPLLASGRVRPVIERVYPLEEIAEAHRQMGENRNFGKLVLSLS, from the coding sequence ATGCGAGCAGTGGTGATCACTCATCCGGGAGGACCCGAGGTCCTGGCCGTTCGCGAGGTGCCGACGCCAGAGCCCCAGGGCGATCAGGTGCGTGTGCGTGTCCATGCTGCTGGCCTCAATCGGGCCGATTTGCTGCAGCGGGCGGGTGGCTATCCGCCGCCTCCTGATGCGCCTCCCGATATTCCCGGGCTGGAGTTTGCGGGAACCGTTGATGCGTTGGGGCCGCTGGCCCGCCGTTGGCGTCCAGGGCAGCGCGTGATGGGCCTGGCCGGAGGAGGGGCCCAGGCCGAGTACCTCGTCGTTCATGAAGGGTTGCTGGTAGAAATCCCCGACAATCTCGACTTTGTGCAGGCGGCAGGTGTTCCCGAGGTTTTCATGACCGCTCACGATGCCCTCTTTACGCAGGCGGGCCTGCAGATGGGCGAGCGTGTACTGATCCATGCCGCCGGCAGCGGCGTGGGCACGGCGGCCATTCAGCTGGCCCATGCTGCTGGAGCCATGACTTTCGGCACTGCGCGCACCGCGGCCAAGCTGGAGCAGGCCCGTGAGCTGGGGCTGGACCATGCCCTCTCTGCTCAGCATTTCGCCGCTGAGGTGCAGCGTTTGACTGGAGGGCAGGGCGTGCATGTGGTGCTGGACTTCGTTGGCTCCGCCTACCTGGCCCAGAATATGGAGGCCCTCGCTCCCTGGGGGCGCATGGTCATTCTGGCCACAATGGGCGGGGCCCAGGCTGAGATCAATCTCGGGCTGCTGATGGCCAAACGCTTGCAAATTCGCGGCTCAACCTTGCGCGCACGCAGTCTGGAGGAGAAGCTGACCGTCACGCGCCGCTTTGCCACCTCGGTCCTGCCTTTGTTGGCGAGCGGCAGGGTCAGGCCAGTCATTGAGCGGGTTTATCCACTGGAGGAGATTGCCGAGGCCCATCGCCAGATGGGAGAGAATCGTAACTTCGGGAAACTGGTGCTCTCCCTCAGCTAG
- a CDS encoding hemolysin family protein: MSGRLGLELLIIFLLMVANGFFAASEIATVSARRGRLQQQAQAGKKRARQALELAEEPDRFLATVQVGITLISTLAAAFSGASLSGPLAAWLRTLPLVGAYADSLALAIDVLLITYFTLVIGELAPKRLALQHAESVASAAAPVMSLLSRLARPIVGLLTLSTNLLLRLLGQRTEAQPEVTEEDIVYLTHEGFTSGAVEREEEEFIRRALHFADRTVREVMRPRSEVVAIEASAPLEEVARVFRESGYSRLPVYRDTIDNVLGILHAKDLLYMLTGSASRDYLRLLRTPIFALEQQHLDDLLRRFKRERAQIAMVIDEYSQVSGLVTMEDLLEELVGEIQDEYDVDEERSIVQREDGSWLVDGLESYETVREQIGLPPIPEEERGQYNSIAGLVQAHLDRIPHEGDRLTLGNFELEVIDMDGRRVDKVLIRRRQPGEQAHEDEQETSA; this comes from the coding sequence ATGTCTGGTAGACTCGGCCTTGAATTGCTCATTATTTTTCTGTTAATGGTCGCCAACGGTTTCTTCGCGGCTTCAGAGATTGCCACCGTTTCGGCGCGGCGTGGCAGGCTTCAGCAGCAGGCCCAGGCTGGGAAGAAACGGGCCCGACAGGCCCTGGAGCTGGCCGAGGAACCGGACCGCTTTCTCGCGACCGTCCAGGTAGGCATTACTCTCATCAGCACCCTGGCAGCGGCCTTCAGCGGCGCCAGCCTGAGTGGTCCACTGGCAGCCTGGCTGCGCACGCTGCCCCTCGTCGGCGCTTACGCCGATAGCCTGGCGCTGGCCATCGACGTCCTGCTGATCACCTACTTCACGCTGGTCATCGGCGAGCTGGCCCCCAAGCGCCTGGCATTGCAGCACGCCGAAAGTGTGGCCAGCGCCGCCGCCCCCGTCATGAGTCTACTGTCGCGCCTTGCCCGCCCCATCGTCGGCCTGCTCACGCTCTCCACAAACCTCCTGCTACGCCTGCTCGGCCAACGGACCGAGGCGCAGCCAGAGGTCACAGAAGAAGACATTGTCTACCTGACCCATGAAGGTTTCACCAGTGGAGCAGTCGAGCGCGAAGAAGAGGAATTTATTCGCCGCGCCCTCCACTTTGCAGATCGCACTGTGCGCGAGGTGATGCGCCCACGCAGCGAAGTTGTGGCCATTGAAGCCAGCGCTCCTCTCGAAGAGGTAGCGCGTGTCTTCCGCGAGAGCGGCTACAGCCGCCTACCGGTCTACCGAGACACGATCGACAACGTTCTCGGTATCCTGCACGCCAAAGACCTGCTCTACATGTTGACTGGCAGCGCCAGCCGAGACTATCTACGCCTGTTGCGCACACCGATCTTTGCTCTGGAGCAGCAGCACCTGGACGATTTGCTGCGCCGCTTCAAGCGCGAGCGGGCCCAGATTGCTATGGTCATCGACGAATACAGCCAAGTGAGCGGCCTGGTAACTATGGAGGATCTGCTAGAGGAGCTGGTGGGCGAGATCCAGGATGAGTACGATGTGGACGAGGAGCGCAGCATCGTCCAGCGAGAAGATGGCTCGTGGCTGGTCGATGGCCTGGAGAGCTACGAGACCGTCCGTGAACAGATTGGGCTGCCGCCCATCCCCGAGGAAGAGCGCGGGCAGTACAACAGCATCGCCGGCCTGGTGCAGGCTCACCTCGATCGTATTCCCCACGAAGGGGACCGGCTGACCCTGGGCAATTTTGAGCTGGAAGTGATTGATATGGATGGCCGGCGCGTCGATAAGGTCCTGATCCGCCGGCGGCAGCCAGGCGAGCAGGCTCACGAAGACGAACAAGAGACCTCCGCCTGA
- a CDS encoding ABC transporter ATP-binding protein, whose translation MPSPKLQLTGVTHCYRAGRQSVEALAGIDLTVNVGEFVTIVGPSGCGKSTLFNIIAGVEEPTGGTIMLDGAVNGERAGKTGYMPQQPLLLPWRTVEENVMLGLDIRRVPRQLAREQARELLKRFGLSEFANHYPASLSGGMSQRVALLRTVLFHPSFLLLDEPFGALDALTRLSLQMWLQELWQSLQASILFITHDVREAILLSDRIYIFSARPARVLRVVEVELPRPRRPEQLATPAAASLEQELISLLLKEQTA comes from the coding sequence ATGCCTTCGCCCAAATTGCAGCTGACGGGAGTCACGCACTGCTACCGCGCCGGGAGACAGAGCGTAGAGGCACTGGCTGGCATCGATCTGACGGTGAACGTGGGCGAGTTTGTGACCATTGTTGGCCCCAGCGGCTGCGGCAAAAGTACCCTGTTTAATATCATTGCCGGAGTCGAGGAACCGACCGGCGGCACCATTATGCTTGACGGCGCAGTGAATGGCGAGCGCGCCGGCAAGACGGGCTACATGCCGCAGCAGCCGCTGCTCTTGCCCTGGCGAACCGTCGAAGAGAATGTCATGTTGGGCCTGGACATTCGCCGGGTCCCGCGCCAGCTGGCGCGGGAACAGGCCCGCGAGCTGCTCAAGCGCTTTGGTCTGAGCGAGTTCGCCAATCACTACCCGGCCTCGCTCTCCGGCGGAATGAGCCAGCGCGTGGCTCTACTGCGCACCGTGCTTTTTCATCCCTCTTTTCTCCTGTTAGACGAGCCTTTTGGCGCTCTCGATGCCCTGACGCGCCTCTCTTTACAGATGTGGCTGCAGGAACTCTGGCAGAGTCTCCAGGCCAGCATTCTCTTTATTACCCATGATGTTCGGGAGGCCATCCTGCTCTCGGACCGCATCTACATCTTCAGTGCTCGCCCGGCCCGTGTGCTGCGCGTCGTCGAGGTGGAGCTGCCGCGCCCGCGGCGCCCAGAGCAGCTAGCCACGCCCGCGGCGGCCAGTCTCGAACAAGAATTGATCAGCTTGCTGCTAAAGGAGCAGACGGCATGA
- a CDS encoding ABC transporter permease, with the protein MNGSASTTLRRLASYGPAIMLATLLLVLWESYVRLARVSPFILPAPTAMLQALVTNWDLLYEHTLQTLVETLIGLAISVVLGLLIAVLLDLSPWVRRALYPLLLTSQTIPMVALAPLLLVWFGYGLLPKVLLVILYCFFPIAVACADGLLSVEPELIKVLRSMHASRWQILWLVRLPGALPAFFSGLRIAVTYSVTGAIVGEYVGAEKGLGLYMETSANSFAMANVLAAVLITVVLTILLFGLVALCERLALPWYFTQARTQR; encoded by the coding sequence ATGAACGGCAGTGCCTCCACTACTCTGCGCAGGCTGGCCAGCTATGGACCGGCCATTATGCTCGCCACGCTGCTCCTCGTACTCTGGGAGAGCTATGTGCGCCTTGCCCGGGTGAGTCCGTTCATTCTGCCAGCTCCCACGGCTATGCTGCAGGCGCTAGTGACCAATTGGGACCTCCTCTACGAGCACACCTTACAGACGCTGGTCGAGACCCTGATCGGCCTGGCTATCTCGGTAGTCCTGGGTCTGCTTATTGCCGTGCTGCTCGACCTCTCTCCCTGGGTACGGCGCGCGCTTTACCCGCTGCTACTGACCTCGCAGACCATCCCAATGGTGGCGCTGGCGCCGTTGCTGCTGGTCTGGTTCGGCTACGGCCTGCTGCCCAAGGTCTTGCTGGTGATTCTCTACTGCTTTTTTCCTATTGCCGTGGCCTGTGCCGATGGGCTGCTGAGCGTCGAGCCGGAGCTGATCAAGGTCCTGCGGAGCATGCACGCCTCGCGCTGGCAGATCCTCTGGTTGGTGCGTCTGCCAGGGGCCTTACCGGCCTTCTTCTCCGGCTTGCGCATTGCCGTCACCTACAGCGTTACGGGGGCCATTGTCGGCGAGTACGTCGGTGCCGAGAAGGGCCTGGGCCTCTATATGGAGACCTCGGCCAACTCCTTTGCGATGGCCAATGTGTTGGCGGCGGTCCTGATTACTGTCGTCTTGACCATCCTGCTCTTTGGCCTGGTGGCCCTCTGTGAGCGTCTGGCCCTTCCCTGGTATTTTACCCAGGCACGCACGCAGCGCTGA
- a CDS encoding ABC transporter substrate-binding protein: protein MSNRTRLTVSIVIPLLVIVVVVGAFLWQQHGAGSGTSTSPTGTGTARPLTTVKLALDWTPNTNHTGIYVALAQGWYAQEGIRLEILPYSSNVSPDVLVSTGKADVGISSTEGVVTDAALGQPVVSIAAIIQHNTSALVTLAKSGLKRPRDLDGKVYAAFGAPYETAVVSAIIKHDGGKGVFRSVTLDVDSMQALETGRVDFVWVFEGWEVIQAQRQGVQLNVFPVTSYGIADYYTPTLITGPGQIKEEPDVLRRFMAATARGYEYARQHPREAAQMLLNMAPKGTFPDPGLVYASQEFLSPRYADPARQWGWQDSAPWHGYPQFILDTGQIKNSAGQVVRSLNFDSLYTNAFLPQSQ, encoded by the coding sequence ATGAGCAACAGAACGCGCTTGACAGTAAGCATTGTGATCCCGCTGCTGGTCATTGTGGTGGTCGTGGGGGCTTTCCTCTGGCAGCAGCATGGAGCCGGCTCTGGAACCAGCACCAGCCCCACCGGTACCGGCACAGCCCGGCCCCTGACGACGGTCAAGCTGGCCCTCGACTGGACGCCTAATACCAATCACACGGGTATTTATGTGGCCCTGGCCCAGGGATGGTATGCCCAGGAAGGGATCAGGTTGGAGATTCTGCCGTATTCTTCGAATGTCTCGCCCGACGTGCTGGTCAGTACTGGCAAGGCCGATGTGGGCATTAGCTCGACCGAGGGCGTGGTCACCGATGCAGCCCTCGGCCAGCCGGTGGTCTCGATCGCTGCTATTATCCAGCATAATACTTCAGCGCTGGTGACGCTGGCCAAGTCCGGCCTGAAGCGTCCGCGCGATCTCGATGGCAAGGTCTATGCAGCTTTCGGCGCGCCTTACGAGACGGCGGTGGTGAGCGCCATTATCAAGCACGACGGTGGCAAAGGGGTGTTTCGCAGTGTGACACTGGATGTCGATAGTATGCAGGCGCTGGAGACGGGGCGTGTCGACTTTGTCTGGGTCTTTGAAGGTTGGGAAGTCATCCAGGCTCAGCGCCAGGGGGTGCAGCTGAATGTCTTCCCGGTGACCAGCTATGGCATTGCCGATTACTATACCCCCACCTTGATTACGGGGCCAGGCCAGATCAAGGAGGAGCCGGATGTACTGCGTCGCTTCATGGCGGCGACGGCGCGAGGCTATGAGTATGCGCGCCAGCATCCGCGTGAGGCGGCGCAGATGCTGCTCAATATGGCTCCCAAGGGCACCTTTCCTGATCCCGGCCTGGTCTACGCCAGCCAGGAGTTCTTGAGTCCGCGCTACGCTGACCCAGCTCGCCAGTGGGGCTGGCAGGACTCCGCCCCCTGGCATGGGTATCCTCAGTTCATCCTGGATACGGGCCAGATTAAGAATAGTGCCGGTCAGGTCGTGCGCTCGCTCAATTTCGACTCGCTCTATACGAATGCCTTCCTGCCTCAGTCTCAGTAA